In the Malania oleifera isolate guangnan ecotype guangnan chromosome 1, ASM2987363v1, whole genome shotgun sequence genome, one interval contains:
- the LOC131146362 gene encoding BTB/POZ domain-containing protein At3g50780, whose translation MAEIRLTRVEQGQTKIKNVPIAVTPEGFWCCPSPVGFQKTLKAQNSLNRSKTSDPPPKTYVQKKQALLIEKKSPPTPSRSGAAPDDHRILSSDTPGHAASGVTERAPRPKIENLPRKVAIEFGELGTSDLKVILHGRQGFVVKLSVHRNVLVENCRFFADKFSEQQAGMSSLEIEDCEDVEIYVETMGLMYCKEMKQRLIKQSVLRVLRILKVAEQLGFNSCMQSCLEYLEAVPWVGEEEEKVVSSVLRLQSEGIGVTPVLKRVSSDVSNPPKDTLVQIIELVLKSNEERGRREMKSVVLKLLRENKCVPNCAGSTDICNETIYNSCKTCLLSLLSLFRQAAEPDFSGKPMVSREPVVKQLALEADNLSWLLEILADRQAADEFSLMWASQQELAFLHPKLPVVSRHHVSCITARLFVGIGRGEVLPSKDTRQLLLQTWLQPLINDYSWLQHGCRSFDRKVVEEGIGRTILTLPLEDQQSILLAWLGSFLKAGDNCPNLQRAFEVWWRRTFIRPFTESQGHLVQSDGSTTSR comes from the exons ATGGCTGAAATTAGACTTACAAGGGTAGAACAGGGTCAAACAAAGATAAAAAACGTCCCAATTGCTGTAACCCCAGAAGGTTTTTGGTGCTGTCCCTCACCTGTTGGGTTCCAAAAGACCCTTAAAGCACAAAATTCTTTAAACAGATCCAAAACTTCCGACCCACCACCTAAAACCTATGTTCAGAAGAAACAGGCTCTATTGATTGAGAAAAAGTCACCACCCACCCCATCAAGATCAGGAGCTGCTCCTGATGATCACAGAATTTTATCTTCTGATACACCTGGTCATGCTGCATCTGGGGTTACTGAAAGAGCACCGAGACCGAAGATTGAAAATTTGCCGAGAAAGGTAGCAATAGAATTCGGTGAGCTTGGGACCAGTGATCTGAAGGTGATTTTACATGGAAGGCAGGGATTTGTCGTGAAGCTGAGTGTTCACAGGAATGTGCTAGTAGAAAATTGTAGGTTCTTTGCTGATAAATTTTCAGAACAGCAGGCTGGTATGTCCTCTCTTGAAATTGAAGATTGCGAGGATGTTGAAATCTATGTTGAAACTATGGGACTGATGTATTGCAAAGAAATGAAGCAAAGGTTAATCAAGCAAAGTGTATTGCGAGTGCTTCGAATTCTCAAG GTTGCAGAACAGCTTGGGTTCAACTCGTGCATGCAGTCATGTTTGGAATACCTGGAAGCAGTCCCTTGGGttggggaagaagaagaaaaggtgGTTTCATCGGTACTGCGTCTCCAGAGTGAGGGTATTGGAGTCACCCCTGTATTGAAACGAGTCTCTTCTGATGTCTCCAACCCTCCTAAAGACACACTTGTCCAAATAATTGAACTGGTTCTTAAGAGCAATGAGGAGAGAGGCCGACGAGAAATGAAATCTGTCGTATTGAAGCTACTTAGGGAGAATAAATGTGTCCCAAACTGTGCTGGCTCAACTGACATCTGCAATGAAACTATTTACAATTCGTGCAAAACCTGCTTGCTGTCACTGCTGTCTTTATTCAGGCAAGCTGCAGAACCAGATTTCTCTGGAAAACCCATGGTCAGCAGAGAACCTGTGGTGAAGCAATTAGCCCTTGAGGCTGATAACCTCTCGTGGTTGCTTGAAATTTTAGCCGACAGACAAGCAGCAGATGAGTTTTCACTAATGTGGGCTAGCCAGCAAGAGTTGGCATTCCTACACCCAAAGCTGCCTGTTGTGTCACGTCACCATGTTAGTTGCATTACAGCAAGGCTCTTTGTTGGTATTGGAAGAGGGGAGGTGCTGCCTTCGAAGGACACCCGTCAATTATTGCTGCAGACCTGGTTACAGCCGTTGATCAATGACTACAGCTGGTTGCAGCATGGGTGTAGGTCATTTGATCGCAAGGTTGTGGAGGAAGGAATAGGTAGGACAATCCTGACACTGCCTCTAGAGGATCAGCAGAGCATTTTACTAGCTTGGTTGGGCAGTTTTTTGAAGGCCGGTGATAATTGCCCAAATCTTCAGAGAGCCTTTGAGGTCTGGTGGCGGAGGACTTTCATTAGACCTTTTACAGAATCCCAAGGACATCTGGTCCAGTCGGATGGCTCAACGACATCAAGGTAG